Genomic segment of Umezawaea sp. Da 62-37:
GCTGCGCGAGTACGACGCGGGCACGGTCGCGCCGTTCTCGCTGCTGGTGCCGGTCGTCGGAATGCTGTCCGCGTGGGTCTTCCTCGGCGAGGAGCTCACCGTCCTGCGCTGCACGGCCGGGCTGCTGGTCATCGCGGGCATGGCGGGCACGGCGATCAGGCAGCGGGACCCCGTTCGACCGCACGCGGACGAACCCGTTCCAGCGGCGTCGACGGCAGGCCCCGCCTGAGTCACGGGGCGGGCGGCGCGCCCGGCGGTACGAACGGCAGACCGGACGGTGCTCCGCGGGCCAGCAGGCCGAGCAGGGCTTCGGTGTCCAGGTGGTCGGCCACCAGGTCGCCGAGCAGGTCGAGTTGGGCGGCGCGGGCGGCGGCGAAGTCGACGTCCGCGGCGGGCTCGAAGCCGTCCCGGCCCGCTCGGGCCGCGGCCCAGCGCAGGAAGGCGCGGCGGAACGCGTCGTTCTCCAGCAGGCCGTGCCAGTGCGTGCCCGCGACCGGTCCGGCGACCGCGCCCTCCCCGGTGCCGTCCGGCAGCACCACGAGGCCGTCGAGCTCACCCCGGCGGACGACCCTGCCGTGGTGGATCTCGTAGCCGGTGACCGGCTCGCCCATGGCCGTGCCGGTCGGCCTGCGCAGCGTCTTGTCCACGTCGAACCGCACGTCCACGTCCAGCAGCCCCAAGCCCTCCACCTCACCCGCGCGTGACTCCACGGCGTCGGTGATCCCGGCGCCGAGCATCTGGAACCCGCCGCAGATCCCGAGCACCGGCAGGCCGCGCCGGGCGTGCGCGGTGATCGCGTCGGCCAGCCCGGTCCTGCGCAGCCACGCCAGGTCGTCGACGGTGGCCTTGGAACCGGGCAGCACCACCAGGTCCGCGTCGGCGACGCGGGAGGGCTCGGTGACGAACCGGACCGACACGCCCGGCTCGCACGCCAGCGCCTCCACGTCCGTCGCGTTGGAGATCCGCGGCAGCCTCACGACCGCGACCCGCAGCCACTGCTCGCCCACCGGCGGTCGCGGCCTGCCGATCACGCCGTCCGCGGTGTAGGACAGCGAGTCCTCGGCGTCGAGCCACAGCTCCTCGCGCCACGGCAGCACCCCGTACACCGGCCTGCCGGTGAGCGCCCGCAGCTGGCGCAGCCCCGGTTCGAGCAGCGCGGGGTCGCCGCGGAACTTGTTGACCACGAACCCGGTCACCAGGGCCTGGTCCGCCGCGTCGAGCAGCGCGAGCGTGCCGAACAGGTGCGCGAACACGCCGCCGCGGTCGATGTCGCCGACCACCAGCACCGGCAGGCCCGCGGCCCGCGCCAGGCCCATGTTCGCGATGTCGTTGGCCCGCAGGTTGATCTCGGTGGGCGAGCCCGCGCCCTCGCACACCACGACCTCGTAGTCGCCGCGCAAGGAGTCCAAAGTGGACAAGACCGTCTTGAACAGCTCGGCCTTGCGGTCCCGGTAGGACAAAGCGGACACCTCACCGACCGCACGGCCCAGCACGACCACCTGCGACGTCCGGTCGCCACCCGGCTTGAGCAGCACCGGGTTGAACCGGACGCTCGGCTCCAGCCCGCACGCGGCGGCCTGCACGGCCTGCGCGCGGCCGATCTCGCCGCCGTCGAACGCGACCACCGAGTTGTTCGACATGTTCTGCGCCTTGAACGGCGCCACCCGGACCCCGCGCCGCGCCAACCACCGGCAGATGCCCGCCACGAGCACGCTCTTGCCCGCGTCGGAGGTCGTCCCGGCCACCAGCAACGCACCCGCCACGACTGCTCTCCCCCCGATGTCGGTCCCGACTGACATCATTCCCCCCATGGTCGACGTTCCCGCCACCACGGTCCTGGTGCACAGCCCCTTCCTCGGACCCGCCACCCTGCGGCCGCTCGCCGACGCGCTCACCGCGCACGGCCACCCGGTGGTGCTGCTCGACCTGCGGGTGAGCGTGAACTCGGCGCCGGTGCACCAGCGGATGATCGGCGAGTTCGCCGACGCCGTGGACAACTCCGCCGTCGAGGGCGGACTGGTCCTCGTCGGCCACAGCGGGGCCGGGCCGCTGCTGCCCGCGTTCGCCTACGCGCTGGAGACCGAGGTCGACGCGCTCGTCTACGTCGACGCCGACCTGCCGACGCCGGGCAAGAGCTGGCGGGAGACGTTCTCGCCGGAGCTGATGGCGCACATGCGCAAGATCTCCCGCGAGGACGTCATGCCCCGCTGGGACCGCTGGTTCCCGCCGGAGGTGCTGCCCGCGCTGATCCCGGACCCGGTGCAGCTCGCGGAGATCCTGGAGGAGGCCCCCGAGGTGCCGCTGGCGTTCCTGAAGGAGCAGCGGCCGTCGGTGCCGTGGCCGGGCCCCTCGGCGTACCTGAGGCTCAGCGGCGAGTACGCCGACGCGGCCGCCGCGGCACGGGCGCAGGGCTGGCCCGTCGATGAGCTGGAGCTGCACCACCTGGCGGCGGCGACCCACCCGGAGCAGGTCGCCGCGGCGCTGGTGGAGCTGCTCAGCAGACTGTGAGGATCTCGGCGCCGTCGTCGGTGACCAGGATCGTGTGCTCGAACTGGGCGGTCCAGCTCTTGTCCTTGGTCGTGATCGTCCAGTCGTCGGCCCAGGTGTCGTGCTCGATCCCGCCGAGGGTGATCATCGGCTCGATCGTGAACGTCATGCCGGTCTCGATCACGGTCGGGACGTGCGGCGCGTCGTAGTGCAGCACCACGAGCCCGCTGTGGAACGTCCGCCCGATGCCGTGGCCGGTGAAGTCGCGCACCACGCCGTAGCCGAACCGGTTCGCGTAGGCCTCGATGACCCGGCCCACCACGTTGAGCTGACGGCCCGGCTTGACCGCCTTGATCGCCCGCATCGTGGCCTCGTGCGTGCGCTCGACCAGCAGCCGGTTCTCCTCGCTCACGTCACCGGCCAGGAACGTCGCGTTCGTGTCGCCGTGCACCCCGCCGATGTAGGCGGTCACGTCGATGTTCACGATGTCGCCGTCCTCCACGACCGTGGAGTCCGGGATGCCGTGGCAGATGACCTCGTTCAGCGACGTGCAGCACGACTTCGGGAAACCCCGGTAGCCCAGCGTCGACGGGTACGCGCCGTTGTCGCACAGGAACTCGTGCGCCACCGCGTCGATCTCGTCCGTCGTCACACCGGGCGCCACGACCTTGCCCGCCTCCTGCAACGCCTGCGCCCCGAGACGGCCCGCGACCCGCATCGCCTCGATCACCTCGGGCGGCTGCACCCACGGGTCATCGGTCTTCGTCGGGCCCCGCTTGCCCACGTACTCGGGGCGGGCTATCGACGAGGGCACGGGGCGACGGGGGGACATCTGGCCTGGCTTGAGCGCGGCACGAACGGGCATGGCGAACACCCTACGGCGCTTTGCCGTACGCCCGTCACGTGGTCAGGCCGTCGGAGCGACCACGTGCAGACCCGCGTCCTGCGCCGCGGTCATGAGCCGCTTGTCGTACGCGACGAACGCGTCGAGGTCGCCTCGCAGCCTCAAAGCCGACACCAGGTGGATGGCGTCGCAGCTGCGCAGATCACCCGGCAGCAGACCCGCCTCGTCGAGGAGGTCGTAGGTCATGGGCATGGTCTCCACACCCGACAACACCCGTGCGGCCCTGGCGCCGAGGGTTTCCGAATCACGACGAACCGCTCGGACGACTTCGGTGCGCGCCAAGGCACTGCTGACCACCGGGTGGTCGTTGTCCTTCAGCCACAGACCCAACGCCGCGCTCTCGGCTTCCTTCCGCACGAGCTTCACCAGTGCGGAAGAATCGAGGTAGATCAAAATCGGTCCTCTCGGAGGGCGTCCAGCTCAGCTGAGACATCGAGGTCGGATTCGAGCGGGGGTTCGAGCAGCGTGGCGCGACTACCGTCCGCAGGAAGGAGTTCGCCGCTCTGGCGCAGGCGTTCGCGGAGCGTCACGTCCCGCGGCGGTGGTGCGAGCACCGCGACGGGAACTCCCCGATCGGTGACCGTGATCGACTCACCGGCCGCTACCCGCCTCAGGTACACGCTCGCGTTCTGCCGCAGTTCCCGAACACCGATCGACTCCATGTGCTACACAGTAGCATGATTAGACCATTCAGCCCAACGCCCGCAAGAACTTCCCCGTCACCTCCACCGCCGGGATCGACGAGTTCGCGCCGAGGATCAGGGTGGCGAAGGCGAGGTCGCCCTGGTAGCCGACGAACCAGCCGTGGGAGTTGACGCCGTCGCCGAACTGGGCCGTGCCGGTCTTGCCGCGCACGTCCGGGACGTCCACGAGCAGCTGGGCGGTGCCGACCTCGACGACCTCGCGCATCATCTGGCGGACCGGGTCGAGCACGGCGGGGGCGACGGGTGTCGGGGTGTGGTCGGCCTTGGTCTGCCGGCCGCGCAGCAGCGACGGCAGGGGCAGGGTGCCGCTCGCGACGGTGGCCGCGGCGACGGCCATGCCGAACGGGCTGGCGAGGACCTTGCCCTGGCCGAAGCCGTCCTCCGCGCGTTCCACGACGTCGGTCGCGGCCGGGGTCGAGCCGGTGATGGTGGTGATCGAGGGGATGTCGAAGTCGACGCCGATGCCGAGCTTGTCGGCGGTCTTGGTGAGCGCGTCGGCGGGCAGGCCCGCGGCGATCTCGGCGAACGTCGTGTTGCAGGAGAACGCGAACGCGCTGTGCAACGGGATCGTGCCCTTGTCGAAGTCGTGGTCGTTCGGCACGACGCGGCGGCCGTCGATCGTGGTCTTGCCGGGGCAGGGCACCGGGGTGTCCGCCTGGACCTTGCCGTCCTCCAGCGCGGCGGCGGCTGTGATGATCTTGAACGTGGAGCCGGGCGGGAACTGGCCGGTCAGCGCGATGGCGCCCTGCGCGTCGGCGGGACCGTTCTGCGCGACGGCCAGGACGTCACCGGTGGACGGCTGGATCGCGACCAGCATCGCGGGCTGGGTCAGCGGTTCGACGGCGTCCTCCGCCGCGGTCTGCACGATCTTGCTCAGCACGCTGTTCACCGCGTCGGCGGGCTCGGACGGCTTCTCGAACAGGCCCTCCAGCTCGTCACCGGCGGAGTTCACGGTGTAGACCCGGAAGCCCGCGCGGCCCGCGACCTCCTCCTCGACCGCCTTGCGGATCGCGGGCAGCACCTGCGAGCCGAAGTTCTTCACCGGCGGCAGCAGGCTGGTCTGCGAGCTGAACCGCACGCCGGGCAGCTCGTAGATCTTCGGCTTCACCACCTGGTAGTCCGCGTCGCGCAGCGCTGCCACCTGGTAGACCTGCCCCTCGGGCGTCTTCGCCACGCCGTCGGCGATGGCTTGCGGGGTCAGCGCCGCGTCGAACGGCGTCAGCGCCTCCCCCAACGCCGTCGTGACGGCGGGCAGGTCGGGCACGTCCTTGCGGTCGACCAGGATCGACACGACCGCTTCCGGGGCCAGCAGCGGCGAGCCGTCGCGGTCCAGGACGGGCGCCAGGTTCGGGGTCAGGTCCGCGACCGCGAGGCTCTGCTGGGCGGCCAGCTTCGGGTGCACCAGCGACGGCTCCCAGTGGACCTTCCAGTCGTCGTCGTCCCGGCGCAGGTCGAGCTTGCCCTGGTAGTTCCAGACGTGGTTGTGCCCGAGGTCCCAGTCGTAGGTGATCGTCGCGTCCGCCGTGGTGCCCTCGCCCTTGGCGTTGCGGACCTGGTCGACCTTCACCTTCACCGACTCGGGCTTCAACGCGGCCCGCACCTTGTCCAGGACGTCCTTGGCCTGGCCGGGGTCGTCGGTCAGCGCGGCCGCGGCCTGCGTGTCCCCGCTCGACAGCCGGGCCAGGAAATCATCCGTGATCCGGTCGGGTCCGGGCCTCGATTGGAACAGCCCGCAACCGCTGATCACCAGCAGCGCGCCCAACACGACGGTCAACTCAGGGTTCACCCGCACGGCCGCAGTATGCCGCAAGGAATCAGAACAGAACCGTGGCGTACTGCCCGACCTGGGTGAAACCGATCCGCCGGTACGCCGCCCTGGCGACCTCGTTGTACCCGTTCACGTACAGGCTCGCCGTCCTCCCGAGCCCGCGCACCAACCGGTCCGCCACCGCGGCGGTCGCCGCCGTGCCGATGCCCTCGCCCCGCCGGTCCGGCCGCACCCACACGCCCTGGATCTGGCCGACCTTGCTCGACATGGCCCCGATCTCGGCCTTGAACACCACGTCACCGCCCTCGAACCGGGCGAACGCCCGACCTCCGGCGATCAGCTCGGACACCCGCGCCCGGTAGCCCGCGCCGCCGTCCTCGGCGCACGGGTCGACACCCACCTCTTCGATGAACATCGCGATCGCCGCGGGCAGGTACCGGTCGAGCTCCTCGGGGCGCACCGGCCGCACCAGCGGATCCGGTTCCACATCGGGCCCGCGCCCCAACGCCATCAACGGCTGGTCGTCGCGCACTTCCCGCGCGGGTCCCCAGTCCGGCTGCAACTCCTGCCACAGCCCCAACACCTGCTCAGCGGGTCCGACCAGCGACGAGCACATCCGCCCCCGCCGCCGAGCCCGGTCGGCGAAGCTGCGCAACGCCGTGGAATTGCCCCGCAGCGGGATCAGGTTCGGCCCGGCGAAGCACAGCCCGTCGACCCGCCCTCCGCGCAGGGCCCGGTGATCGCACGCCCACACCTCGCCACCGAGCCGCCACGGGTCGAGCCCGGCGATCTCGACCCGCGCGGCGACCATGCAGGAAGCCACGGGATCGGCCTCCAACAGCCCGAGCACCTCGGGCAGGTCCCGTCCATCGAGCAGCCGCGCTCCGGCCAACCTCAGCACGTCCTAAGCCTGCCAGATGAACAGGGGAAAGCGCTCGCTCACCCGGAACCACTTCGGTGGCGCGAGAGCCGTTCGGGCCGGGTCGGGGCCCGTGACGCGGAACGGCGGCCACCGACCATCCGGTGACCGCCGTTCCGGCGAAATCCGAGGTCAGCTGACCGAGACGGCGGGCGAAAGCCCCTCGACGGGCTCCATGTCCTCCGCCAACCGCATGGCTTCCTCGATCAGCGTCTCCACGATCTGGTGTTCGGGCACGGTCTTGATGACCTTGCCCTTCACGAAGATCTGGCCCTTACCGTTGCCCGACGCGACCCCTAGGTCCGCCTCGCGGGCCTCGCCCGGCCCGTTGACGACGCAGCCCATGACGGCGACCCGGAGCGGCACCTCCATGCCCTCGAGCCCGGCCGTGACCTGCTCCGCGAGCGTGTACACGTCGACCTGCGCCCGCCCGCACGACGGGCAGGACACGATCTCCAGCTTCCGCGGCCGCAGGTTCAGCGACTGGAGGATCTGGATGCCGACCTTGACCTCCTCGACCGGCGGCGCGGACAGCGACACCCGGATCGTGTCGCCGATCCCCTGCCGCAGGAGCGCCCCGAACGCGACAGCGGACTTGATCGTCCCCTGGAACGCCGGACCGGCCTCGGTCACGCCGAGGTGCAACGGGTAGTCGCACTGCTCGGCCAGGATCTCGTACGCCCTGATCATCACGACCGGGTCGTTGTGCTTCACCGAGATCTTGATGTCGTGGAAGTCGTGCTCGGCGAACAGCGACGCCTCCCACATGGCCGACTCGGCCAGCGCCTCCGGCGTCGCCTTGCCGTACTTCGCCATCAGCCTCGGGTCCAGCGACCCGGCGTTCACGCCGATGCGGATCGGGGTGCCGTGGTCCTTCGCCGCGGCCGCGATCTCCTTGACCTGGTCGTCGAACTTGCGGATGTTGCCCGGATTCACCCGGACCGCCGCGCAGCCGGCCTCGATGGCCGCGAACACGTACTTCGGCTGGAAGTGGATGTCCGCGATCACCGGGATCTGCGACTTGGTCGCGATCGCCTTCAACGCGTCCGCGTCGTCCTGCGACGGGCACGCCACCCGCACGATGTCGCAGCCGGACGCGGTCAACTCCGCGATCTGCTGCAACGTCGCGTTGACGTCCGAGGTCAGGGTGGTCGTCATCGACTGGACGGACACCGGGAACTCGCTGCCGACACCTACCGAACCCACCATGAGCTGCCGCGTCTTGCGACGCTCGGACAACACCGGCGGCGGCAATGCCGGCATACCGAGCATTACGCCGTCACTCATGGAATTGCACCTCTCACTAGGGGAGTCTGATCGGATTGACGATGTCGGCGGTCACCGTCAGCAGCGTGATGCCACCACCGATGAAGATGAAGAAGTACGTGAGCGGGAGGAGCCGCATGTAGTTCACGGGCCCACCGGCGGGCTTGCCGCGCAGCCTGCGGAGCCAGTCTCGCACCCGTTCGTAGAGGTTCACCGCAATGTGACCACCATCGAGTGGAAGTAGCGGCAGGAGGTTGAACACGCCGACGAAGAAGTTGAGGCCCGCGAGCATCAGCAGGAAGAACTGCCAGAGGCCCTGCTCGGCGGCGTCGCCACCGAGCCTGCTGGCGCCGACGACGCTGACCGGGGACTCCAGGTCGCGCTCACCGCCGCCGATGGCCTTGATGACCGCCGGGATCTTCTCCGGGAACTTCAGCAGCCCGTGCCAGGTGTTCACGAACATGTCGCCGGTGAACGCGGTCGCGCCGCCGAAGGCCGTCAGCACGTTGTAGTCGAAGTTGTTCTGCCACTGGACGCCGATGGCGCCGACCTCGCGGCTCTCCTTGGTGCCGTCCGCCTTGGTGACCTCGCGGGTCACCCTGGGGACGTCCATGGTCACCTTCATCTCGGTGCCGTCGCGCAGGACGGTGAACTCGGTCGACCCGCCGCGCTCCTGCGTCTTCTTCAGCAGCTCGGTCCACGTCGGCGTCGCCTGGCCTGCCACGGCGACGATCTGGTCGCCCGGCTGGATGCCCGCGGCCTTGGCCGGGGCCGGCGCGCCGCTCGTGCACGCGGCGGTCGCCGGGCCGCTCTGCACGCAGTCGCTGACCGCGGCGATGACCGGCTCGTTCTTGAGGTTCGGCAGGCCCATGGTCGCGGCCATGGCGTAGAGCACGACGAACCCGACAATGAAGTGGGTGATCGAGCCCGCGGACAGCACGACCACGCGCTTCCAGGTCTTCTGCCGGTAGAAGGCGCGCGGCGCGTCGTCCGGGTGCACCTCCT
This window contains:
- the ispG gene encoding flavodoxin-dependent (E)-4-hydroxy-3-methylbut-2-enyl-diphosphate synthase — protein: MPALPPPVLSERRKTRQLMVGSVGVGSEFPVSVQSMTTTLTSDVNATLQQIAELTASGCDIVRVACPSQDDADALKAIATKSQIPVIADIHFQPKYVFAAIEAGCAAVRVNPGNIRKFDDQVKEIAAAAKDHGTPIRIGVNAGSLDPRLMAKYGKATPEALAESAMWEASLFAEHDFHDIKISVKHNDPVVMIRAYEILAEQCDYPLHLGVTEAGPAFQGTIKSAVAFGALLRQGIGDTIRVSLSAPPVEEVKVGIQILQSLNLRPRKLEIVSCPSCGRAQVDVYTLAEQVTAGLEGMEVPLRVAVMGCVVNGPGEAREADLGVASGNGKGQIFVKGKVIKTVPEHQIVETLIEEAMRLAEDMEPVEGLSPAVSVS
- a CDS encoding penicillin-binding transpeptidase domain-containing protein — translated: MRVNPELTVVLGALLVISGCGLFQSRPGPDRITDDFLARLSSGDTQAAAALTDDPGQAKDVLDKVRAALKPESVKVKVDQVRNAKGEGTTADATITYDWDLGHNHVWNYQGKLDLRRDDDDWKVHWEPSLVHPKLAAQQSLAVADLTPNLAPVLDRDGSPLLAPEAVVSILVDRKDVPDLPAVTTALGEALTPFDAALTPQAIADGVAKTPEGQVYQVAALRDADYQVVKPKIYELPGVRFSSQTSLLPPVKNFGSQVLPAIRKAVEEEVAGRAGFRVYTVNSAGDELEGLFEKPSEPADAVNSVLSKIVQTAAEDAVEPLTQPAMLVAIQPSTGDVLAVAQNGPADAQGAIALTGQFPPGSTFKIITAAAALEDGKVQADTPVPCPGKTTIDGRRVVPNDHDFDKGTIPLHSAFAFSCNTTFAEIAAGLPADALTKTADKLGIGVDFDIPSITTITGSTPAATDVVERAEDGFGQGKVLASPFGMAVAAATVASGTLPLPSLLRGRQTKADHTPTPVAPAVLDPVRQMMREVVEVGTAQLLVDVPDVRGKTGTAQFGDGVNSHGWFVGYQGDLAFATLILGANSSIPAVEVTGKFLRALG
- a CDS encoding GNAT family N-acetyltransferase, whose protein sequence is MLRLAGARLLDGRDLPEVLGLLEADPVASCMVAARVEIAGLDPWRLGGEVWACDHRALRGGRVDGLCFAGPNLIPLRGNSTALRSFADRARRRGRMCSSLVGPAEQVLGLWQELQPDWGPAREVRDDQPLMALGRGPDVEPDPLVRPVRPEELDRYLPAAIAMFIEEVGVDPCAEDGGAGYRARVSELIAGGRAFARFEGGDVVFKAEIGAMSSKVGQIQGVWVRPDRRGEGIGTAATAAVADRLVRGLGRTASLYVNGYNEVARAAYRRIGFTQVGQYATVLF
- a CDS encoding type II toxin-antitoxin system VapC family toxin, with the translated sequence MIYLDSSALVKLVRKEAESAALGLWLKDNDHPVVSSALARTEVVRAVRRDSETLGARAARVLSGVETMPMTYDLLDEAGLLPGDLRSCDAIHLVSALRLRGDLDAFVAYDKRLMTAAQDAGLHVVAPTA
- a CDS encoding cobyric acid synthase: MMSVGTDIGGRAVVAGALLVAGTTSDAGKSVLVAGICRWLARRGVRVAPFKAQNMSNNSVVAFDGGEIGRAQAVQAAACGLEPSVRFNPVLLKPGGDRTSQVVVLGRAVGEVSALSYRDRKAELFKTVLSTLDSLRGDYEVVVCEGAGSPTEINLRANDIANMGLARAAGLPVLVVGDIDRGGVFAHLFGTLALLDAADQALVTGFVVNKFRGDPALLEPGLRQLRALTGRPVYGVLPWREELWLDAEDSLSYTADGVIGRPRPPVGEQWLRVAVVRLPRISNATDVEALACEPGVSVRFVTEPSRVADADLVVLPGSKATVDDLAWLRRTGLADAITAHARRGLPVLGICGGFQMLGAGITDAVESRAGEVEGLGLLDVDVRFDVDKTLRRPTGTAMGEPVTGYEIHHGRVVRRGELDGLVVLPDGTGEGAVAGPVAGTHWHGLLENDAFRRAFLRWAAARAGRDGFEPAADVDFAAARAAQLDLLGDLVADHLDTEALLGLLARGAPSGLPFVPPGAPPAP
- the map gene encoding type I methionyl aminopeptidase, which encodes MPVRAALKPGQMSPRRPVPSSIARPEYVGKRGPTKTDDPWVQPPEVIEAMRVAGRLGAQALQEAGKVVAPGVTTDEIDAVAHEFLCDNGAYPSTLGYRGFPKSCCTSLNEVICHGIPDSTVVEDGDIVNIDVTAYIGGVHGDTNATFLAGDVSEENRLLVERTHEATMRAIKAVKPGRQLNVVGRVIEAYANRFGYGVVRDFTGHGIGRTFHSGLVVLHYDAPHVPTVIETGMTFTIEPMITLGGIEHDTWADDWTITTKDKSWTAQFEHTILVTDDGAEILTVC
- a CDS encoding type II toxin-antitoxin system prevent-host-death family antitoxin, which translates into the protein MESIGVRELRQNASVYLRRVAAGESITVTDRGVPVAVLAPPPRDVTLRERLRQSGELLPADGSRATLLEPPLESDLDVSAELDALREDRF
- a CDS encoding site-2 protease family protein, giving the protein MVNVLGVVLFALLIGVSIALHEFGHLLTAKAFGMKVTRYFIGFGPKIWSFRKGETEYGLKAIPAGGFCEITGMTALEEVHPDDAPRAFYRQKTWKRVVVLSAGSITHFIVGFVVLYAMAATMGLPNLKNEPVIAAVSDCVQSGPATAACTSGAPAPAKAAGIQPGDQIVAVAGQATPTWTELLKKTQERGGSTEFTVLRDGTEMKVTMDVPRVTREVTKADGTKESREVGAIGVQWQNNFDYNVLTAFGGATAFTGDMFVNTWHGLLKFPEKIPAVIKAIGGGERDLESPVSVVGASRLGGDAAEQGLWQFFLLMLAGLNFFVGVFNLLPLLPLDGGHIAVNLYERVRDWLRRLRGKPAGGPVNYMRLLPLTYFFIFIGGGITLLTVTADIVNPIRLP